In Struthio camelus isolate bStrCam1 chromosome 22, bStrCam1.hap1, whole genome shotgun sequence, one DNA window encodes the following:
- the LOC104141087 gene encoding streptococcal hemagglutinin-like isoform X1, producing MQEKFPIFILMVAELLDLSGTSRNEHHGSELLDQNFPGEDQLRAESSPVTSEVFSITEDNLDEVTFDFQTPTVDSTNEMTADFIPVHTETAAKLTTVVPKGLVRYLMGAYQLHKEAAALKLQDGGTSPSKLLGSTNIPISRQESQSATHLEQPDKSLPGKPGRENITEPSIRPASSSAGWPQSIHSGGTRQDSPEFAAVFSIPAVKQTEVPSSKTSLLTSAVNFHPPRKEIAGSAFPTRVKTALESARVDWLPTLTPPPSKRPKDANPEAQPDSKAGVTPSSLKKTQTVDVRVTTSALLQKPASGSLDAVYSRMTQTTAVQFSPTFSLKEETTDSKDKNSKAAETKGSRPPSQLPALQTLPQSNVHSSLLMPLETQVHDDLIQSSFQGHRSTTDRSQSLSLSQTLNCTKHISQETNGDSQSGALVWQGDADHQTITSKREASGSSVSPQTSANSSQLSQSQMSELKLSQTIGEQGVTPVFFPGTSTFVNAGLQPLSTFDSVPAGHQPLATSAPVYVGLRLRGISTSAEKGFHIPISSASTSSGSRVQATSAHPGSQETFPMMLQMSAVEDSKRKTSLPHQIDKAGSPALSPQASITSSLPGLYDNGNQKVPLHGFVPSASQNQQPGSLESFPPKLALLQAQGGQPSSTTAHPAGSHEILAHLAQALVKQSGISDDVATKDLSGFRVDQLTDLPSSQYLSFLLRNNNGIMCLQPMQDFPLPTGFPSVSVGTLLSIQQIQQILAASNSSALDLTDLQNLSPSSLILVKPVFILLPPERAEFQMLPSPKGEGDHKTALSFTNKQDRNLVTPESSHNIPMKTSSSYPTSKPLRPETAFSTASNQSAEKMKGTSQPVLTNTNSPATTSLFQALTLASNHLSLHPRTRMSTTVQAKNLHSLPEEIQLPAPCSQDAEETDPLLLSGVSAEPLTSAVPPLALSTQHSLSISPKGFFTAEKPSSSVISLLSARGLPASETPTQPPFTVRRTADQLQRSIKLLLQTTSLHQGVVTASSSVHTQCTECLNLRSAGTLKHPLKMSANIVPLQSTSQSVSSMASLQRLPAQVQFVPSTLSAFSALPPGNTHKVSAVGSTAHSGGVTAHATVVQTPPTSTNPHLTKHLILTPIVPKSFMMTERPTVAPVHDPFSAKVQKKTALSGKLLSTITHPRIYAESPVSLPSSVSATAPLPSALKYEQTSLVPTKLFSLANVGENTKPTEISTSARTIGASALLRTSASLPAMFNARTKQPPTAVLGSKIALTLVQPSVSAGSVALEREPKLTPSASQSSSAMTFLFAAKNDHMTASLTNKKAFLPPTSAIRSDPYMALPTVSRANKVTVVSPSIGKSDGMLLKEEYSAAAGQLPIQAPVFSSHQASASLQSHPLEQISSEDNTEHDRGHVSAATVMQATGPSTRKSISVSANRLVNKAIYQSPVLNAVAANDAEMLLSPDLTQFLPTSESPSYSSQILVALTPERNSLAVVRNNKHLEKPFLNTEAEEMFKRNEVTEEAAEGLVTVLTLLDSEPSPPLSESRQRSVLQSDDVLLTGHAVVADDVCGSGNYTVQMSLRPATEASSEVHRPLPFQETFLALIALQSNSSHPVLQIRSCCVTPTPRPEGPDATCCLLDRLPSECRYIQLLQSSQSRAASFTIQLFQMLNHSVAYLHCELNVCLHGKTGCEQDCFESVEMLPPPSDRNSYGDLHNLISFGPVLRMKNRFLNKPVEGPDSAMLVPILLGSLTGFAVLGGAFLSLWLHHRQNTKNLGYPPLGEIQGL from the exons ATGCAGGAAAAATTCCCCATCTTTATTTTGATGGTGGCTGAACTACTGGATTTGTCTG GTACCTCCAGAAATGAACATCATGGCAGTGAATTACTAGACCAGAATTTTCCTGGAGAAGACCAACTGAGAGCTGAGAGCAGCCCAGTGACCAGTGAAGTGTTTTCCATTACAGAAGATAACTTAGATGAGGTGACCTTTGATTTTCAGACTCCAACAGTTGACTCTACCAATGAAATGACAGCTGACTTCATTCCTGTGCACACAGAGACAGCTGCAAAATTAACAACTGTAGTGCCTAAAGGATTGGTTAGATACCTAATGGGGGCTTATCAATTGcacaaagaagcagcagctttaaaACTCCAGGATGGAGGCACATCTCCTAGCAAGCTTTTGGGTAGCACAAACATCCCTATCTCAAGGCAAGAATCACAGTCAGCCACCCATCTGGAGCAGCCAGACAAGTCATTACCAGGAAAaccaggaagagaaaatattactGAGCCCAGTATTAGACCTGCCAGCTCTAGTGCTGGGTGGCCCCAGTCCATTCACAGTGGGGGAACGCGTCAAGATTCTCCAGAGTTTGCAGCCGTCTTTTCCATTCCTGCTGTCAAGCAGACAGAGGTGCCAAGTTCTAAAACATCTCTACTGACTTCAGCGGTAAACTTCCATCCTCCAAGAAAGGAAATAGCAGGATCTGCATTTCCCACCAGAGTTAAGACAGCTCTTGAAAGTGCTAGGGTGGATTGGTTACCAACGTTAACACCTCCCCCTAGCAAAAGGCCAAAAGACGCAAATCCAGAAGCACAGCCTGATAGCAAAGCTGGCGTGACACCTTCCTCCCTGAAGAAGACTCAGACTGTGGATGTTAGAGTTACTACTTCTGCATTGCTTCAAAAGCCAGCCTCAGGGAGCCTTGATGCAGTCTATTCCAGAATGACACAAACGACTGCTGTCCAGTTTTCCCCTACTTTCTCtctgaaagaagaaacaacagaCAGTAAAGACAAAAACTCAAAAGCAGCTGAAACGAAGGGCTCTAGACCCCCAAGCCAGCTGCCTGCTCTTCAGACACTCCCACAAAGCAATGTACACTCTTCATTATTGATGCCTCTGGAAACACAGGTTCATGATGACTTAATTCAATCTTCATTTCAAGGGCACAGGAGCACAACTGATAGATCACAGTCCCTCTCTTTGTCCCAGACACTGAACTGTACTAAACATATTTCTCAAGAAACCAATGGGGACTCTCAAAGTGGAGCGCTAGTTTGGCAAGGTGATGCTGATCATCAGACAATTACAAGCAAACGTGAAGCATCTGGATCCTCTGTGAGCCCACAGACTTCTGCTAACTCATCCCAATTAAGCCAATCACAGATGTCAGAGTTAAAACTTTCCCAAACTATTGGAGAGCAAGGAGTAACACCTGTCTTCTTTCCAGGTACATCTACATTTGTGAATGCAGGCCTTCAGCCTCTAAGCACGTTTGATTCTGTTCCTGCAGGGCATCAGCCACTAGCTACATCTGCTCCTGTTTATGTTGGATTGCGGCTAAGGGGCATCTCCACTTCTGCTGAGAAGGGATTTCACATACCGATTTCATCTGCTTCTACTAGTTCTGGATCTCGGGTTCAAGCCACTTCTGCCCATCCTGGATCTCAGGAAACCTTCCCTATGATGCTACAGATGAGCGCAGTAGAAGACTCCAAGAGAAAGACAAGTCTGCCACATCAGATAGATAAGGCTGGTTCTCCCGCACTGAGTCCACAAGCCAGCATAACCTCCAGCCTCCCTGGATTATATGACAACGGGAACCAGAAAGTTCCTCTTCATGGCTTTGTCCCTTCAGCCTCCCAGAACCAGCAACCTGGCAGCCTGGAATCTTTTCCTCCGAAACTGGCCTTGCTCCAAGCACAAGGAGGGCAGCCTAGCTCAACAACAGCACATCCTGCTGGTTCTCATGAGATCCTGGCACATCTGGCACAAGCACTAGTTAAGCAGTCTGGTATCTCAGATGATGTAGCTACCAAAGACCTCAGCGGCTTTAGAGTCGATCAACTTACAGACCTACCATCATCCCAATATTTGTCTTTTCTGCTTAGAAATAATAATGGCATAATGTGCTTGCAGCCCATGCAAGACTTCCCTTTGCCTACAGGATTCCCAAGCGTCAGTGTTGGGACTCTGCTTTCCATTCAACAAATCCAACAAATCCTGGCAGCCTCCAATTCTTCAGCATTAGATCTTACAGACTTACAAAATCTGAGTCCTTCTAGCTTAATTCTGGTTAAGCCTGTATTTATCCTTTTACCCCCTGAGAGAGCAGAATTCCAGATGTTGCCCTCTCCTAAAGGTGAGGGTGACCACAAAACTGCTTTATCTTTCACTAATAAGCAAGATCGGAATTTGGTTACCCCTGAAAGCAGCCACAATATTCCAATGAAAACTAGTTCCTCTTATCCCACTAGTAAGCCTTTGAGGCCTGAAACTGCTTTCTCCACTGCTTCAAACCAAtcagcagagaaaatgaaaggaactTCTCAGCCAGTGCTGACTAATACTAATTCTCCAGCTACTACTAGTTTATTTCAAGCACTGACCTTAGCATCGAATCACTTGTCACTGCATCCACGGACAAGGATGAGCACTACAGTGCAGGCCAAAAATCTGCACAGTCTGCCTGAAGAGATTCAGTTACCTGCTCCCTGTTCCCAAGATGCCGAAGAGACTGATCCGCTTTTACTCAGCGGCGTGTCTGCCGAGCCTCTCACCTCTGCTGTGCCGCCATTAGCGTTGTCTACACAGCACAGCCTCTCTATCTCCCCGAAAGgatttttcacagctgaaaagCCAAGCTCTTCTGTAATTTCTTTACTGTCAGCAAGGGGACTCCCTGCTTCTGAAACACCAACCCAACCTCCGTTTACCGTGAGAAGGACTGCGGATCAGCTTCAGCGCAGCATAAAACTATTGCTGCAAACAACCAGCCTTCATCAAGGCGTAGTGACCGCATCTTCCTCTGTCCATACACAATGCACAGAGTGTTTGAACTTGCGCTCAGCTGGAACTCTAAAACACCCATTAAAGATGTCCGCAAACATCGTGCCTTTGCAGTCCACTTCACAAAGTGTCTCAAGCATGGCGTCACTTCAAAGGCTGCCAGCACaagttcagtttgtgcccagcACGTTATCAGCTTTCTCAGCACTTCCACCTGGAAACACCCACAAAGTTTCAGCAGTAGGAAGCACTGCCCATTCAGGAGGAGTCACTGCGCATGCTACAGTGGTACAAACACCGCCCACTTCTACAAATCCTCATCTTACTAAACACTTGATACTTACTCCCATTGTGCCTAAGTCCTTTATGATGACAGAGAGACCAACAGTAGCACCAGTGCATGATCCATTTTCAGCCAAGGTCCAAAAGAAAACAGCTCTCTCTGGGAAACTGCTGTCTACAATTACCCACCCAAGGATATATGCTGAGTCTCCTGTAAGCCTTCCTTCATCTGTGTCTGCAACTGCCCCCCTGCCATCAGCCCTGAAATATGAGCAAACCAGTCTAGTACCTACTAAATTGTTTTCACTGGCCAATGTGGGAGAAAACACAAAACCAACTGAAATCAGTACAAGTGCAAGAACAATAGGAGCTAGTGCACTCTTGCGAACAAGCGCGTCTCTGCCAGCCATGTTTAACGCAAGGACAAAGCAACCCCCCACGGCAGTTCTTGGCAGTAAGATTGCTTTAACTTTGGTACAACCATCTGTGTCTGCAGGATCTGTTGCTCTTGAGAGAGAGCCTAAATTAACACCAAGTGCATCACAATCTTCCTCAGCCATGacttttctctttgcagctaAGAATGATCATATGACTGCTTCACTTACAAACAAAAAAGCGTTTCTCCCACCAACATCAGCTATCAGATCTGATCCATACATGGCATTGCCTACAGTTTCCAGGGCAAACAAAGTAACTGTGGTCTCACCATCAATAGGGAAGAGTGATGGCATGTTATTGAAAGAGGAATATTCAGCAGCAGCTGGCCAGCTGCCCATTCAAGCACCTGTGTTTTCATCACATCAAGCTTCAGCAAGTCTACAAAGTCACCCTTTGGAGCAGATATCATCAGAAGATAACACTGAACATGACCGTGGTCATGTAAGTGCTGCAACTGTCATGCAGGCTACTGGGCCATCTACAAGAAAATCAATTTCTGTCTCTGCTAATAGGCTTGTAAATAAGGCTATATATCAGTCACCTGTCTTAAATGCAGTAGCTGCCAATGATGCTGAGATGCTTCTAAGCCCAGATTTAACCcagttccttccaacctcagaaAGCCCCTCATATTCTTCACAGATTCTGGTAGCACTTACACCAGAGAGAAATTCCCTGGCAGTTGTTAGGAACAACAAACATCTTGAGAAACCGTTCTTGAACACAGAAGCAGAGGAgatgtttaaaagaaatgaagtgactgaagaagcagctgaaggctTGGTAACTGTCCTGACACTGCTGGATTCTGAGCCCAGCCCACCGCTGAGTGAATCACGCCAGCGGAGTGTTTTGCAGTCAGATGATGTCCTTCTGACTGG CCATGCGGTTGTAGCTGATGATGTCTGTGGCTCTGGTAACTACACTGTACAGATGAGCCTACGCCCTGCCACAGAAGCAAGCTCTGAGGTCCACAGGCCACTTCCTTTCCAGGAGACTTTCCTGGCTTTAATCGCTCTACAGAGTAACAGCAGCCACCCTGTGCTACAAATCCGGTCATGCTGTGTGACTCCTACCCCCAGGCCAGAGGGACCAGATGCCACGTGCTGTCTGTTGGACAG GTTGCCATCTGAATGCAGATACATCCAGTTACTGCAGAGCAGCCAGTCCAGAGCTGCTAGCTTCACCATCCAGCTGTTCCAGATGCTGAATCACTCAGTGGCCTATCTGCACTGTGAGCTTAATGTCTGTCTGCATGGCAAAACAGGGTGTGAACAG GACTGCTTTGAAAGTGTGGAGATGCTTCCCCCACCAAGTGATAGGAACAGCTATGGAGACCTGCACAACCTGATCTCATTTGGTCCAGTTTTGAGAATGAAGAACAGGTTTCTAAATAAACCTGTGGAAG gtcCTGATTCTGCTATGCTGGTACCCATTCTGCTGGGATCCCTTACTGGCTTTGCTGTCTTGGGTGGTGCTTTCCTCAGCCTCTGGCTGCATCACAGACAGAACACCAAAAACCTAGGTTATCCACCACTTGGAGAAATCCAAGGCCTGTGA
- the LOC104141087 gene encoding streptococcal hemagglutinin-like isoform X2, producing the protein MQEKFPIFILMVAELLDLSGTSRNEHHGSELLDQNFPGEDQLRAESSPVTSEVFSITEDNLDEVTFDFQTPTVDSTNEMTADFIPVHTETAAKLTTVVPKGLVRYLMGAYQLHKEAAALKLQDGGTSPSKLLGSTNIPISRQESQSATHLEQPDKSLPGKPGRENITEPSIRPASSSAGWPQSIHSGGTRQDSPEFAAVFSIPAVKQTEVPSSKTSLLTSAVNFHPPRKEIAGSAFPTRVKTALESARVDWLPTLTPPPSKRPKDANPEAQPDSKAGVTPSSLKKTQTVDVRVTTSALLQKPASGSLDAVYSRMTQTTAVQFSPTFSLKEETTDSKDKNSKAAETKGSRPPSQLPALQTLPQSNVHSSLLMPLETQVHDDLIQSSFQGHRSTTDRSQSLSLSQTLNCTKHISQETNGDSQSGALVWQGDADHQTITSKREASGSSVSPQTSANSSQLSQSQMSELKLSQTIGEQGVTPVFFPGTSTFVNAGLQPLSTFDSVPAGHQPLATSAPVYVGLRLRGISTSAEKGFHIPISSASTSSGSRVQATSAHPGSQETFPMMLQMSAVEDSKRKTSLPHQIDKAGSPALSPQASITSSLPGLYDNGNQKVPLHGFVPSASQNQQPGSLESFPPKLALLQAQGGQPSSTTAHPAGSHEILAHLAQALVKQSGISDDVATKDLSGFRVDQLTDLPSSQYLSFLLRNNNGIMCLQPMQDFPLPTGFPSVSVGTLLSIQQIQQILAASNSSALDLTDLQNLSPSSLILVKPVFILLPPERAEFQMLPSPKGEGDHKTALSFTNKQDRNLVTPESSHNIPMKTSSSYPTSKPLRPETAFSTASNQSAEKMKGTSQPVLTNTNSPATTSLFQALTLASNHLSLHPRTRMSTTVQAKNLHSLPEEIQLPAPCSQDAEETDPLLLSGVSAEPLTSAVPPLALSTQHSLSISPKGFFTAEKPSSSVISLLSARGLPASETPTQPPFTVRRTADQLQRSIKLLLQTTSLHQGVVTASSSVHTQCTECLNLRSAGTLKHPLKMSANIVPLQSTSQSVSSMASLQRLPAQVQFVPSTLSAFSALPPGNTHKVSAVGSTAHSGGVTAHATVVQTPPTSTNPHLTKHLILTPIVPKSFMMTERPTVAPVHDPFSAKVQKKTALSGKLLSTITHPRIYAESPVSLPSSVSATAPLPSALKYEQTSLVPTKLFSLANVGENTKPTEISTSARTIGASALLRTSASLPAMFNARTKQPPTAVLGSKIALTLVQPSVSAGSVALEREPKLTPSASQSSSAMTFLFAAKNDHMTASLTNKKAFLPPTSAIRSDPYMALPTVSRANKVTVVSPSIGKSDGMLLKEEYSAAAGQLPIQAPVFSSHQASASLQSHPLEQISSEDNTEHDRGHVSAATVMQATGPSTRKSISVSANRLVNKAIYQSPVLNAVAANDAEMLLSPDLTQFLPTSESPSYSSQILVALTPERNSLAVVRNNKHLEKPFLNTEAEEMFKRNEVTEEAAEGLVTVLTLLDSEPSPPLSESRQRSVLQSDDVLLTGHAVVADDVCGSGNYTVQMSLRPATEASSEVHRPLPFQETFLALIALQSNSSHPVLQIRSCCVTPTPRPEGPDATCCLLDRLPSECRYIQLLQSSQSRAASFTIQLFQMLNHSVAYLHCELNVCLHGKTGCEQDCFESVEMLPPPSDRNSYGDLHNLISFGPVLRMKNRFLNKPVEGPDSAMLVPILLGSLTGFAVLGGAFLSLWLHHRQNTKNLESS; encoded by the exons ATGCAGGAAAAATTCCCCATCTTTATTTTGATGGTGGCTGAACTACTGGATTTGTCTG GTACCTCCAGAAATGAACATCATGGCAGTGAATTACTAGACCAGAATTTTCCTGGAGAAGACCAACTGAGAGCTGAGAGCAGCCCAGTGACCAGTGAAGTGTTTTCCATTACAGAAGATAACTTAGATGAGGTGACCTTTGATTTTCAGACTCCAACAGTTGACTCTACCAATGAAATGACAGCTGACTTCATTCCTGTGCACACAGAGACAGCTGCAAAATTAACAACTGTAGTGCCTAAAGGATTGGTTAGATACCTAATGGGGGCTTATCAATTGcacaaagaagcagcagctttaaaACTCCAGGATGGAGGCACATCTCCTAGCAAGCTTTTGGGTAGCACAAACATCCCTATCTCAAGGCAAGAATCACAGTCAGCCACCCATCTGGAGCAGCCAGACAAGTCATTACCAGGAAAaccaggaagagaaaatattactGAGCCCAGTATTAGACCTGCCAGCTCTAGTGCTGGGTGGCCCCAGTCCATTCACAGTGGGGGAACGCGTCAAGATTCTCCAGAGTTTGCAGCCGTCTTTTCCATTCCTGCTGTCAAGCAGACAGAGGTGCCAAGTTCTAAAACATCTCTACTGACTTCAGCGGTAAACTTCCATCCTCCAAGAAAGGAAATAGCAGGATCTGCATTTCCCACCAGAGTTAAGACAGCTCTTGAAAGTGCTAGGGTGGATTGGTTACCAACGTTAACACCTCCCCCTAGCAAAAGGCCAAAAGACGCAAATCCAGAAGCACAGCCTGATAGCAAAGCTGGCGTGACACCTTCCTCCCTGAAGAAGACTCAGACTGTGGATGTTAGAGTTACTACTTCTGCATTGCTTCAAAAGCCAGCCTCAGGGAGCCTTGATGCAGTCTATTCCAGAATGACACAAACGACTGCTGTCCAGTTTTCCCCTACTTTCTCtctgaaagaagaaacaacagaCAGTAAAGACAAAAACTCAAAAGCAGCTGAAACGAAGGGCTCTAGACCCCCAAGCCAGCTGCCTGCTCTTCAGACACTCCCACAAAGCAATGTACACTCTTCATTATTGATGCCTCTGGAAACACAGGTTCATGATGACTTAATTCAATCTTCATTTCAAGGGCACAGGAGCACAACTGATAGATCACAGTCCCTCTCTTTGTCCCAGACACTGAACTGTACTAAACATATTTCTCAAGAAACCAATGGGGACTCTCAAAGTGGAGCGCTAGTTTGGCAAGGTGATGCTGATCATCAGACAATTACAAGCAAACGTGAAGCATCTGGATCCTCTGTGAGCCCACAGACTTCTGCTAACTCATCCCAATTAAGCCAATCACAGATGTCAGAGTTAAAACTTTCCCAAACTATTGGAGAGCAAGGAGTAACACCTGTCTTCTTTCCAGGTACATCTACATTTGTGAATGCAGGCCTTCAGCCTCTAAGCACGTTTGATTCTGTTCCTGCAGGGCATCAGCCACTAGCTACATCTGCTCCTGTTTATGTTGGATTGCGGCTAAGGGGCATCTCCACTTCTGCTGAGAAGGGATTTCACATACCGATTTCATCTGCTTCTACTAGTTCTGGATCTCGGGTTCAAGCCACTTCTGCCCATCCTGGATCTCAGGAAACCTTCCCTATGATGCTACAGATGAGCGCAGTAGAAGACTCCAAGAGAAAGACAAGTCTGCCACATCAGATAGATAAGGCTGGTTCTCCCGCACTGAGTCCACAAGCCAGCATAACCTCCAGCCTCCCTGGATTATATGACAACGGGAACCAGAAAGTTCCTCTTCATGGCTTTGTCCCTTCAGCCTCCCAGAACCAGCAACCTGGCAGCCTGGAATCTTTTCCTCCGAAACTGGCCTTGCTCCAAGCACAAGGAGGGCAGCCTAGCTCAACAACAGCACATCCTGCTGGTTCTCATGAGATCCTGGCACATCTGGCACAAGCACTAGTTAAGCAGTCTGGTATCTCAGATGATGTAGCTACCAAAGACCTCAGCGGCTTTAGAGTCGATCAACTTACAGACCTACCATCATCCCAATATTTGTCTTTTCTGCTTAGAAATAATAATGGCATAATGTGCTTGCAGCCCATGCAAGACTTCCCTTTGCCTACAGGATTCCCAAGCGTCAGTGTTGGGACTCTGCTTTCCATTCAACAAATCCAACAAATCCTGGCAGCCTCCAATTCTTCAGCATTAGATCTTACAGACTTACAAAATCTGAGTCCTTCTAGCTTAATTCTGGTTAAGCCTGTATTTATCCTTTTACCCCCTGAGAGAGCAGAATTCCAGATGTTGCCCTCTCCTAAAGGTGAGGGTGACCACAAAACTGCTTTATCTTTCACTAATAAGCAAGATCGGAATTTGGTTACCCCTGAAAGCAGCCACAATATTCCAATGAAAACTAGTTCCTCTTATCCCACTAGTAAGCCTTTGAGGCCTGAAACTGCTTTCTCCACTGCTTCAAACCAAtcagcagagaaaatgaaaggaactTCTCAGCCAGTGCTGACTAATACTAATTCTCCAGCTACTACTAGTTTATTTCAAGCACTGACCTTAGCATCGAATCACTTGTCACTGCATCCACGGACAAGGATGAGCACTACAGTGCAGGCCAAAAATCTGCACAGTCTGCCTGAAGAGATTCAGTTACCTGCTCCCTGTTCCCAAGATGCCGAAGAGACTGATCCGCTTTTACTCAGCGGCGTGTCTGCCGAGCCTCTCACCTCTGCTGTGCCGCCATTAGCGTTGTCTACACAGCACAGCCTCTCTATCTCCCCGAAAGgatttttcacagctgaaaagCCAAGCTCTTCTGTAATTTCTTTACTGTCAGCAAGGGGACTCCCTGCTTCTGAAACACCAACCCAACCTCCGTTTACCGTGAGAAGGACTGCGGATCAGCTTCAGCGCAGCATAAAACTATTGCTGCAAACAACCAGCCTTCATCAAGGCGTAGTGACCGCATCTTCCTCTGTCCATACACAATGCACAGAGTGTTTGAACTTGCGCTCAGCTGGAACTCTAAAACACCCATTAAAGATGTCCGCAAACATCGTGCCTTTGCAGTCCACTTCACAAAGTGTCTCAAGCATGGCGTCACTTCAAAGGCTGCCAGCACaagttcagtttgtgcccagcACGTTATCAGCTTTCTCAGCACTTCCACCTGGAAACACCCACAAAGTTTCAGCAGTAGGAAGCACTGCCCATTCAGGAGGAGTCACTGCGCATGCTACAGTGGTACAAACACCGCCCACTTCTACAAATCCTCATCTTACTAAACACTTGATACTTACTCCCATTGTGCCTAAGTCCTTTATGATGACAGAGAGACCAACAGTAGCACCAGTGCATGATCCATTTTCAGCCAAGGTCCAAAAGAAAACAGCTCTCTCTGGGAAACTGCTGTCTACAATTACCCACCCAAGGATATATGCTGAGTCTCCTGTAAGCCTTCCTTCATCTGTGTCTGCAACTGCCCCCCTGCCATCAGCCCTGAAATATGAGCAAACCAGTCTAGTACCTACTAAATTGTTTTCACTGGCCAATGTGGGAGAAAACACAAAACCAACTGAAATCAGTACAAGTGCAAGAACAATAGGAGCTAGTGCACTCTTGCGAACAAGCGCGTCTCTGCCAGCCATGTTTAACGCAAGGACAAAGCAACCCCCCACGGCAGTTCTTGGCAGTAAGATTGCTTTAACTTTGGTACAACCATCTGTGTCTGCAGGATCTGTTGCTCTTGAGAGAGAGCCTAAATTAACACCAAGTGCATCACAATCTTCCTCAGCCATGacttttctctttgcagctaAGAATGATCATATGACTGCTTCACTTACAAACAAAAAAGCGTTTCTCCCACCAACATCAGCTATCAGATCTGATCCATACATGGCATTGCCTACAGTTTCCAGGGCAAACAAAGTAACTGTGGTCTCACCATCAATAGGGAAGAGTGATGGCATGTTATTGAAAGAGGAATATTCAGCAGCAGCTGGCCAGCTGCCCATTCAAGCACCTGTGTTTTCATCACATCAAGCTTCAGCAAGTCTACAAAGTCACCCTTTGGAGCAGATATCATCAGAAGATAACACTGAACATGACCGTGGTCATGTAAGTGCTGCAACTGTCATGCAGGCTACTGGGCCATCTACAAGAAAATCAATTTCTGTCTCTGCTAATAGGCTTGTAAATAAGGCTATATATCAGTCACCTGTCTTAAATGCAGTAGCTGCCAATGATGCTGAGATGCTTCTAAGCCCAGATTTAACCcagttccttccaacctcagaaAGCCCCTCATATTCTTCACAGATTCTGGTAGCACTTACACCAGAGAGAAATTCCCTGGCAGTTGTTAGGAACAACAAACATCTTGAGAAACCGTTCTTGAACACAGAAGCAGAGGAgatgtttaaaagaaatgaagtgactgaagaagcagctgaaggctTGGTAACTGTCCTGACACTGCTGGATTCTGAGCCCAGCCCACCGCTGAGTGAATCACGCCAGCGGAGTGTTTTGCAGTCAGATGATGTCCTTCTGACTGG CCATGCGGTTGTAGCTGATGATGTCTGTGGCTCTGGTAACTACACTGTACAGATGAGCCTACGCCCTGCCACAGAAGCAAGCTCTGAGGTCCACAGGCCACTTCCTTTCCAGGAGACTTTCCTGGCTTTAATCGCTCTACAGAGTAACAGCAGCCACCCTGTGCTACAAATCCGGTCATGCTGTGTGACTCCTACCCCCAGGCCAGAGGGACCAGATGCCACGTGCTGTCTGTTGGACAG GTTGCCATCTGAATGCAGATACATCCAGTTACTGCAGAGCAGCCAGTCCAGAGCTGCTAGCTTCACCATCCAGCTGTTCCAGATGCTGAATCACTCAGTGGCCTATCTGCACTGTGAGCTTAATGTCTGTCTGCATGGCAAAACAGGGTGTGAACAG GACTGCTTTGAAAGTGTGGAGATGCTTCCCCCACCAAGTGATAGGAACAGCTATGGAGACCTGCACAACCTGATCTCATTTGGTCCAGTTTTGAGAATGAAGAACAGGTTTCTAAATAAACCTGTGGAAG gtcCTGATTCTGCTATGCTGGTACCCATTCTGCTGGGATCCCTTACTGGCTTTGCTGTCTTGGGTGGTGCTTTCCTCAGCCTCTGGCTGCATCACAGACAGAACACCAAAAACCTAG